The following proteins come from a genomic window of Kocuria palustris:
- a CDS encoding MFS transporter — MTPNDQSPHPTPEPEPSQGGRRRLAGASRAARRAVAPFSHAGYPRLAAAMLAVVLAQGTWALTIVFQVMAQGGSPVELSVVSATGAVGVVMFALIGGVVADRFPPHLVLRGVLISSTLVTAVTAILSATGMLSVGLLAASSFLIFAGVGIFYPSYSASLPRLLPAEALLAANGLEGSARPLLQTAAGPALAGLLAAALSPTAGFAMVALCYAVAVAIILRLRVPELVPDPVTGQLPQLPSADPLVTGAQAHRQDGDDEPVTLFPPDPAAAPSGGLRSMLADMMDGVSYVRRTAWLMGTLIFAVISVFCFIGPLEVLLPFVVRDSFGGGAAQVGLLLGITGAASAVGALVISGMPLPRRYLTWIMVAWGFGTLPLLFVGSTESWVVLVAIMIVVGATDGIGQVLWGTLLQRRVPARMLGRVSSLDFFVSLLLMPVSMAVVGPLSTVVAVEIIFAAAAIVPAVMAVVVWLAFRMARDEAAHPLKD; from the coding sequence ATGACCCCGAACGACCAGTCGCCGCATCCCACGCCTGAGCCCGAACCGAGCCAGGGCGGGCGTCGTCGGCTGGCGGGAGCCTCCCGGGCCGCGCGGCGGGCCGTGGCCCCCTTCAGTCATGCGGGCTACCCGCGGCTGGCTGCGGCCATGCTCGCCGTGGTGCTCGCGCAGGGCACCTGGGCGCTGACCATCGTCTTCCAGGTCATGGCCCAGGGCGGCTCCCCGGTCGAGCTCTCCGTGGTCTCGGCCACCGGCGCGGTGGGCGTGGTGATGTTCGCGCTGATCGGCGGGGTCGTGGCCGACCGCTTCCCGCCGCACCTGGTCCTGCGCGGCGTGCTGATCTCCTCCACGCTCGTCACCGCCGTCACCGCGATCCTCAGCGCCACGGGGATGCTGAGCGTGGGGCTGCTGGCGGCGTCGTCGTTCCTGATCTTCGCGGGCGTAGGGATCTTCTACCCGTCCTACTCCGCCTCGCTGCCGCGGCTGCTGCCGGCCGAGGCGCTGCTGGCGGCCAACGGCCTGGAGGGCTCCGCACGGCCCCTGCTGCAGACGGCCGCCGGGCCCGCGCTGGCCGGTCTGCTGGCCGCGGCGCTCTCGCCGACCGCCGGCTTCGCCATGGTCGCGCTGTGCTATGCGGTGGCTGTGGCGATCATCCTGAGGCTGCGCGTGCCGGAGCTGGTCCCTGACCCGGTCACGGGCCAGCTCCCGCAGCTGCCGTCGGCGGACCCGCTGGTCACCGGGGCCCAGGCTCATCGGCAGGACGGCGACGACGAGCCCGTCACCCTCTTCCCGCCCGATCCCGCCGCAGCCCCGTCCGGCGGGCTGCGCTCCATGCTCGCCGACATGATGGACGGCGTCTCCTACGTCCGGCGCACCGCGTGGCTGATGGGCACCCTGATCTTCGCGGTCATCTCCGTGTTCTGCTTCATCGGCCCGCTCGAGGTCCTGCTGCCGTTCGTGGTGCGTGACTCCTTCGGCGGCGGCGCCGCTCAGGTCGGGCTGCTGCTGGGCATCACCGGGGCGGCCTCGGCCGTCGGGGCGCTGGTGATCTCCGGGATGCCCCTGCCGCGGCGCTACCTGACCTGGATCATGGTGGCCTGGGGCTTCGGCACGCTGCCGCTGCTCTTCGTGGGCTCCACCGAGTCCTGGGTGGTCCTGGTCGCGATCATGATCGTGGTGGGCGCCACCGACGGCATCGGCCAGGTCCTGTGGGGGACCCTGCTGCAGCGCCGCGTGCCGGCACGGATGCTCGGACGCGTCTCCAGCCTGGACTTCTTCGTCTCCCTGTTGCTCATGCCGGTGTCCATGGCCGTCGTCGGGCCCCTGTCCACGGTGGTGGCCGTGGAGATCATCTTCGCGGCCGCGGCGATCGTGCCGGCGGTGATGGCCGTCGTCGTGTGGCTCGCCTTCCGCATGGCGCGCGACGAGGCCGCGCACCCGCTGAAGGATTGA
- a CDS encoding glycosyltransferase family 39 protein, translated as MLSSTAAPDNGDRRETSESKNGAADRLPRWPIALALALSFGTAFWGIAQPEFWHDEVATISAVTRPFPELLQMLRNVDAVHALYYVLMHPWAAVFGTSELAMRTPSAIALILMSGFLTRTTMRWAVSVTGEGVSRSVISGVLTAVLAAALPGLTWAGQEARGYAMGMLACVVALWCFENYLRGYRRADLLGFGVAQILAVGFAMYSLLVVPLFVLRAVLAGRKPGLHTLMAAAGVGVAAAPLAVLAYSQSEQVAWINRGIPEMLQRMAAQYFFSPANADGHWGGIGHALAPWLALLSAVIVIVGLIRSRDRGLTRWLLAYALLPAVALLLARIVGMQLYTERYLAFAAPVVVALLALSLTTLPSRALRMVLIGVLVVGFIPSLVGQKEAEAKIGHEYRTAAEFLGDPESVIFMEAVDRSLIYAYPLDHPIEDPMLAEDRLSSDTLWGINREGWMAWEVPVHGRTAVVSYHSNEYHQTVVESLEARGCSVTGHDASTRFGITALDCSG; from the coding sequence ATGCTCTCGAGCACTGCCGCCCCCGACAACGGCGATCGGCGAGAGACCTCTGAGTCGAAAAATGGAGCCGCGGACCGACTGCCGAGATGGCCCATTGCTCTTGCGCTGGCCCTGAGCTTCGGGACAGCCTTCTGGGGCATCGCCCAGCCGGAGTTCTGGCACGACGAAGTCGCCACGATCTCGGCGGTGACTCGTCCTTTCCCTGAGCTTCTGCAGATGCTCCGCAACGTCGATGCCGTGCACGCCCTGTATTACGTGCTCATGCACCCGTGGGCGGCCGTCTTCGGGACGTCCGAACTGGCCATGCGGACTCCTTCCGCCATCGCGCTCATTCTCATGAGCGGGTTCCTCACCAGGACCACCATGAGATGGGCCGTCTCCGTGACAGGGGAGGGCGTCTCTCGATCTGTGATCTCCGGAGTTCTGACCGCAGTTCTCGCTGCGGCACTCCCGGGCCTGACGTGGGCCGGGCAGGAGGCCCGGGGCTATGCGATGGGCATGCTCGCCTGCGTCGTGGCGCTGTGGTGCTTCGAGAACTACCTGCGGGGGTATCGCAGAGCTGATCTGCTGGGATTCGGAGTCGCCCAGATCCTCGCGGTCGGCTTCGCCATGTACTCGTTGCTCGTGGTGCCGCTGTTCGTGCTGAGAGCTGTCCTGGCCGGCAGGAAGCCTGGCCTGCACACGCTGATGGCGGCTGCTGGTGTCGGCGTCGCAGCCGCCCCGCTGGCCGTCCTCGCCTATTCGCAGAGCGAGCAGGTCGCCTGGATCAATCGCGGGATTCCCGAGATGCTGCAGAGAATGGCGGCGCAGTACTTCTTCAGCCCGGCGAACGCCGATGGGCATTGGGGTGGCATCGGCCACGCCCTGGCTCCGTGGCTGGCGCTGCTGAGCGCAGTCATCGTGATTGTCGGGCTTATCCGATCTCGGGACCGAGGGCTGACGAGGTGGCTCCTGGCCTATGCCCTCTTGCCTGCGGTCGCTCTTCTGCTCGCTCGAATCGTGGGCATGCAGCTCTACACCGAGAGGTATCTGGCCTTCGCGGCACCAGTCGTCGTCGCACTGCTTGCGCTGAGCCTGACGACGCTTCCGTCTCGCGCACTTCGCATGGTCTTGATCGGGGTGCTGGTGGTGGGATTCATCCCCTCTCTGGTCGGGCAGAAAGAAGCGGAGGCCAAGATCGGCCATGAGTACCGCACGGCCGCAGAGTTCTTGGGCGACCCCGAATCGGTGATCTTCATGGAAGCCGTGGACCGGAGCCTCATCTACGCGTATCCGTTGGACCATCCCATCGAAGACCCCATGCTCGCGGAGGATCGACTGTCCTCGGACACTCTCTGGGGCATCAACCGGGAGGGATGGATGGCGTGGGAAGTGCCTGTTCACGGAAGGACGGCTGTCGTCTCCTATCACTCGAACGAATATCACCAGACGGTGGTCGAGTCTCTCGAGGCTCGGGGCTGCTCGGTGACGGGCCATGATGCGAGCACGCGGTTCGGCATCACCGCTCTGGACTGCTCGGGTTGA
- a CDS encoding glycosyltransferase 87 family protein yields the protein MSSTLWRAPSTASSTHPGSRWVMRAGMAVIAVLFAAYMSAIYWDAPGLDMEVYWRAAQVLHGLNPATDELYAPSLVETRKFELPFTYPPSAALLFYPLGGMSLEQAWHVMCLGGSLAMVVLVWQALRLAPFSRSWFGLRVVPTLVAFSLGCLAASHLYPVRFTFFYGQINTLLAVLILADLTRQSTRRRAAGFLTGLAAGLKITPAAMGLVPLALQQWRTIAGMAVGFMTTVVIAALFLPRQVFSYFTEQLWSTDRVGDATRLSNQSLTGTLYQWGFPEASVRPLWLVLSLLLIMAGGLAIRRLARHDDLFSAVCIGAMVMLLISPISWEHHWVWVLPLAAAVLPHAPAQRTPVGWAVSLALFAALWFLFANNPALIAAHVLGDLNADYYFYADSRLQAVVATMPVLAAITAAAWISLRPQDEALLHDAA from the coding sequence ATGTCGAGCACCCTCTGGCGAGCCCCCAGCACGGCCTCGTCGACCCATCCGGGTTCGCGGTGGGTGATGCGAGCCGGGATGGCAGTGATCGCGGTGCTCTTCGCGGCCTATATGTCTGCGATCTACTGGGATGCACCGGGACTGGACATGGAGGTCTACTGGCGGGCGGCGCAGGTCCTCCACGGCCTGAACCCCGCGACTGACGAGCTCTATGCCCCGTCGCTGGTGGAGACGCGGAAGTTCGAGCTGCCTTTCACCTACCCTCCATCGGCCGCGCTGCTGTTCTATCCCCTGGGCGGGATGAGCCTCGAACAGGCATGGCATGTGATGTGCCTCGGCGGCTCGCTGGCGATGGTCGTTCTGGTGTGGCAGGCCCTGCGTCTCGCGCCTTTCTCACGCTCGTGGTTCGGTCTCCGGGTGGTTCCCACTCTCGTGGCGTTCTCCTTGGGCTGCCTGGCCGCCAGCCACCTCTACCCCGTGCGCTTCACGTTCTTCTACGGGCAGATCAACACCCTCCTGGCGGTGCTGATCCTCGCCGATCTCACACGCCAGAGCACCCGTCGCCGTGCCGCGGGCTTCTTGACGGGGCTTGCCGCCGGGCTGAAGATCACGCCGGCCGCCATGGGCCTCGTTCCGCTGGCTCTGCAGCAGTGGCGGACGATCGCCGGCATGGCCGTCGGGTTCATGACCACGGTGGTGATTGCCGCCCTCTTCCTGCCCCGACAGGTGTTCTCGTACTTCACCGAGCAGCTGTGGTCCACGGACAGAGTGGGCGATGCCACCCGGCTGTCCAACCAGTCGCTGACGGGGACGCTGTATCAGTGGGGTTTCCCAGAGGCATCCGTCCGCCCCCTGTGGCTGGTGCTGTCGCTGCTGCTGATCATGGCCGGGGGCCTGGCGATCCGTCGTCTCGCCCGCCATGACGACCTGTTCTCGGCCGTGTGCATCGGAGCCATGGTGATGCTGCTCATCTCGCCGATCTCCTGGGAGCACCACTGGGTCTGGGTACTGCCTCTGGCAGCGGCAGTCCTTCCGCATGCCCCCGCCCAGCGCACGCCCGTGGGCTGGGCCGTCTCCCTGGCGCTCTTCGCGGCACTGTGGTTCCTCTTCGCCAACAACCCCGCCCTGATCGCAGCCCACGTTCTGGGAGATCTGAACGCCGACTACTACTTCTACGCGGACAGCCGGCTGCAGGCTGTTGTGGCCACCATGCCTGTGCTGGCCGCGATCACCGCCGCCGCCTGGATCAGCCTGCGTCCGCAGGACGAGGCCCTGCTCCACGACGCGGCTTGA
- a CDS encoding alpha/beta hydrolase fold domain-containing protein → MSARIPRRLLLRGAGLSAAAVACLAASTPVRPGKAQSLVVAGRARARGWDDVGVIVWGSPDRGQYGHLVLPQRRAWGRERLPVIVFFHGGGWREASSWDYVLGAARDLARYGVAVWLPAYRGTPSPGGWPGTFADALTGVQAVARLSEHAPFTPDPQRIHLVGHSAGGHLAVWAAGALSGALGAAAATGDDGPAELLASLAAQSEVSVASAISLAGVLDPVRAVEEDQDQFVVDLLGGTPQEQPERYALASPLEQLPTGFPVHVVHGIDDRTVPVQTVEPYLERLRSQGQAGRIELVRGAQHNDLIQVSDPAWPVTREVCLAAVGAPDGR, encoded by the coding sequence GTGAGCGCCCGGATCCCGCGGCGGCTGCTGCTGCGCGGTGCCGGCCTCTCGGCCGCGGCCGTCGCCTGCCTGGCAGCGAGCACCCCGGTGCGCCCGGGGAAGGCGCAGTCGCTCGTGGTCGCCGGGCGCGCCCGGGCCAGAGGCTGGGACGACGTCGGCGTGATCGTCTGGGGCTCCCCGGATCGGGGTCAGTACGGGCATCTCGTCCTGCCGCAGCGCCGGGCATGGGGGCGGGAGCGGCTGCCCGTGATCGTCTTCTTCCACGGCGGGGGATGGCGGGAGGCGTCGAGCTGGGACTACGTTCTGGGCGCGGCCCGCGACCTGGCGCGCTACGGCGTGGCCGTGTGGCTGCCGGCCTATCGCGGGACGCCGTCCCCGGGCGGGTGGCCGGGGACGTTCGCGGATGCGTTGACCGGTGTGCAGGCGGTGGCCCGCCTCAGCGAGCACGCTCCCTTCACCCCGGATCCGCAGCGGATCCACCTGGTCGGGCACAGCGCCGGCGGGCACCTGGCGGTCTGGGCGGCGGGGGCACTGTCCGGGGCCCTGGGGGCGGCTGCGGCGACCGGCGACGACGGCCCCGCAGAGCTGCTCGCCTCCCTGGCCGCGCAGAGCGAGGTCTCCGTGGCCAGCGCGATCTCTCTGGCCGGCGTGCTGGATCCGGTGCGCGCCGTGGAGGAGGACCAGGATCAGTTCGTGGTGGACCTGCTGGGCGGGACGCCCCAGGAGCAGCCCGAGCGCTACGCGCTGGCCTCGCCGCTGGAGCAGCTGCCCACGGGCTTCCCCGTGCATGTGGTGCACGGGATCGATGATCGGACGGTTCCTGTGCAGACCGTCGAGCCGTACCTGGAGCGGCTGCGCTCGCAGGGGCAGGCCGGGCGGATCGAGCTGGTGCGGGGCGCGCAGCACAACGACCTGATCCAGGTCAGCGATCCCGCCTGGCCGGTGACGCGGGAGGTCTGCCTGGCGGCGGTGGGGGCGCCCGACGGACGCTGA
- a CDS encoding serine aminopeptidase domain-containing protein, with translation MNGAQQPRPEPGSRREARELAAEQERRRLQERAERAAAPGAIRRRRLLQALGGLAVAVGVGATVTTPVGQQRAQTWRDPADREPAGTPVDRGRHTWGADEKRQTGWLLVPDPEAWGDGSSRPTHPVVVMLHGGSWHDASDPSYMADLAWDLAAWGVAVWVPTYRGLDGSDGPGGWPETFQDVSDAVDYVAELGKPGEFTPDLEQVHLLGHSAGGHLAAWALGRDLLPEGAPGNDCRVIARSATAMAGVYDLELAERSQRGWLVRSLLSGADPDEDPERYEMASPIDQLPLDRAVNVLHGRNDATVPESTTRSYVQRHEETGNTGRIVILDDADHDAWADVHGEPWFRARQALLEQIPSGSA, from the coding sequence GTGAACGGCGCGCAGCAGCCGCGCCCCGAACCGGGATCCAGGCGAGAGGCGCGCGAGCTGGCAGCAGAGCAGGAGCGCCGTCGGCTCCAGGAGCGCGCCGAGAGGGCCGCAGCGCCGGGGGCGATCCGACGTCGCCGCCTGCTGCAGGCGCTCGGCGGTCTGGCCGTCGCCGTCGGGGTGGGAGCAACCGTCACCACGCCGGTGGGTCAGCAGCGCGCGCAGACGTGGCGCGACCCCGCGGATCGCGAGCCCGCCGGCACCCCGGTGGACCGCGGCCGCCACACCTGGGGCGCGGATGAGAAGCGCCAGACCGGCTGGCTGCTCGTGCCCGATCCGGAGGCCTGGGGTGACGGCTCCTCGCGCCCCACGCATCCCGTGGTCGTGATGCTGCACGGCGGCTCCTGGCACGACGCTTCGGATCCCTCGTATATGGCGGATCTGGCATGGGACCTGGCCGCCTGGGGCGTGGCCGTGTGGGTGCCCACCTACCGCGGGCTCGACGGCAGCGACGGCCCTGGCGGTTGGCCGGAGACTTTCCAGGACGTCTCGGATGCCGTGGACTACGTGGCCGAGCTCGGGAAGCCCGGGGAGTTCACCCCGGATCTGGAGCAGGTCCACCTGCTGGGCCACAGCGCCGGCGGGCACCTGGCGGCATGGGCGCTGGGGCGCGATCTGCTCCCCGAGGGCGCTCCGGGGAACGACTGCCGCGTCATCGCCCGTTCGGCCACCGCCATGGCCGGGGTCTACGACCTCGAGCTCGCGGAGCGCTCGCAGCGAGGCTGGCTGGTGCGCTCCCTGCTCAGCGGCGCCGACCCGGACGAGGATCCCGAGCGCTACGAGATGGCCTCCCCGATCGACCAGCTGCCCCTGGACCGGGCCGTCAACGTCCTGCACGGGCGCAACGACGCCACCGTCCCGGAGTCCACGACCCGCAGCTACGTGCAGCGCCACGAGGAGACGGGCAACACCGGACGGATCGTGATCCTGGACGACGCCGATCACGACGCGTGGGCCGACGTCCACGGCGAGCCCTGGTTCCGGGCGCGCCAGGCCCTGCTCGAGCAGATCCCCTCCGGCTCCGCGTGA
- a CDS encoding sulfurtransferase, with amino-acid sequence MDTARSEQLPQGPVVDADWLADHLDDVVVVDASIMGERGAATGIPGARRFDLDGPLSDQEADIPHTMLDADDFAQCLGELGIGNETVVVAYDRQGLFSSARAWWMLRAAGVGTPYVLDGGLPAWIASGRPEGPLDDSPEPVAAPRVQLDPRAFTDADDVARRLAEHDGAVADARSAERFAGTAPEPRPRLRAGHMPGAVSLPFSELAPGGHLLPPAELDDLLQQRLGGRGPVAFSCGSGVSACVGALAAVAAGWEDRDLTIYDGSWSEWGRETEDPALRPVVRGS; translated from the coding sequence ATGGACACCGCGCGTTCCGAGCAACTCCCGCAGGGCCCCGTCGTCGACGCCGACTGGCTGGCCGATCACCTGGACGACGTCGTGGTCGTCGACGCCTCGATCATGGGCGAGCGCGGTGCCGCCACCGGTATCCCGGGTGCGCGTCGCTTCGATCTGGACGGCCCGCTGTCCGATCAGGAGGCCGACATCCCGCACACCATGCTCGACGCCGACGACTTCGCGCAGTGCCTGGGCGAGCTGGGGATCGGCAACGAGACCGTGGTGGTCGCCTACGACCGCCAGGGCCTGTTCTCCTCGGCTCGCGCCTGGTGGATGCTGCGCGCCGCCGGGGTCGGCACGCCCTACGTGCTCGACGGCGGCCTGCCCGCCTGGATCGCCTCGGGCCGCCCGGAGGGTCCTCTCGACGACAGCCCCGAACCCGTCGCCGCTCCGCGCGTGCAGCTGGATCCGCGCGCCTTCACGGATGCCGACGACGTCGCCCGTCGCCTGGCCGAGCACGACGGCGCCGTGGCCGACGCCCGCTCCGCCGAGCGCTTCGCCGGCACCGCACCTGAGCCACGTCCGAGGCTGCGCGCCGGTCACATGCCCGGAGCCGTGAGCCTGCCCTTCAGCGAGCTGGCCCCCGGCGGTCACCTGCTGCCGCCCGCCGAGCTGGACGACCTGCTTCAGCAGCGCCTGGGCGGGAGAGGCCCCGTGGCCTTCAGCTGCGGCTCGGGCGTCTCCGCCTGCGTCGGGGCGCTCGCGGCCGTGGCGGCCGGGTGGGAGGACCGCGACCTCACGATCTACGACGGCTCCTGGTCCGAGTGGGGGCGCGAGACCGAGGACCCCGCCCTGCGTCCCGTGGTCCGCGGGTCGTGA
- a CDS encoding ArgP/LysG family DNA-binding transcriptional regulator encodes MDIEQLRTLVAAVDEGAFDRAAARLSISPPAVSQRIKALESQTGRVLLRRSAPVRPTEPGEAVLRMARQVLSLHDAARVELGMDQAESTPLDVAVNADSLATWFRPVLAELAAPGTGISVRLRAEDQDHSRRLLLAGEVAAAITTSSAPVTGCRTIPLGAMVYEPRAAASLLEHAGPQPDLARLPVVVYDDKDDLQSAALHRAGITGRPPEHRVPSAEAFVRTIADGIGWGMVPRLQLPGAPFAAADTPLLPVPGLHPEAVSLHLQRWSTALPALAQLEDAVRRGARALL; translated from the coding sequence GTGGACATCGAGCAGCTGCGCACCCTGGTGGCGGCCGTGGACGAGGGCGCCTTCGATCGCGCCGCCGCGCGCCTGAGCATCTCCCCGCCGGCGGTCAGCCAGCGGATCAAGGCCCTGGAGTCTCAGACGGGCCGCGTGCTGCTGCGCCGCAGCGCGCCCGTGCGCCCCACCGAGCCCGGGGAGGCCGTGCTGCGGATGGCCCGGCAGGTGTTGTCCCTGCACGACGCCGCCCGGGTCGAGCTCGGCATGGATCAGGCCGAGTCCACGCCGCTGGACGTAGCGGTCAACGCGGACTCGCTGGCCACCTGGTTCCGCCCTGTCCTGGCGGAGTTGGCCGCACCCGGCACCGGGATCAGCGTGCGCCTGCGCGCCGAGGATCAGGACCACTCCCGCCGGCTCCTGCTGGCCGGTGAGGTGGCGGCGGCGATCACCACGTCCTCGGCTCCGGTCACCGGCTGCCGCACGATCCCCCTGGGCGCCATGGTCTACGAACCCCGCGCGGCGGCCTCGCTGCTGGAGCACGCGGGACCGCAGCCTGACCTCGCCCGTCTCCCCGTGGTGGTCTACGACGACAAGGACGACCTCCAGTCCGCCGCGCTGCACCGGGCCGGCATCACGGGCCGCCCGCCCGAGCACCGGGTGCCCTCGGCGGAGGCCTTCGTGCGAACGATCGCCGACGGCATCGGATGGGGCATGGTGCCGCGGCTCCAGCTGCCGGGGGCGCCCTTTGCCGCCGCCGACACCCCGCTGCTGCCCGTTCCCGGCCTCCACCCGGAGGCGGTGAGCCTGCACCTGCAGCGCTGGTCCACGGCGCTTCCGGCCCTGGCTCAGCTGGAGGACGCCGTGCGCCGCGGCGCGCGGGCGCTGCTGTAG
- a CDS encoding LysE/ArgO family amino acid transporter translates to MDIYFTGMLTGLALIVAIGAQNAFVLRQGIRREHVLVVVAICTAADALLITVGTLGIGSVVERAPWLLTALRWGGVAYLVWFAIGSFRSALSSHSLTADDAVGPGGSLRRVALTTLALTFLNPHVYLDTMVMLGNLANQHGDQRWTYTLGAITGSVLWFPALGLGARALAKPLNRPGTWRAVDIGVGVVMLLVALRLVVAG, encoded by the coding sequence ATGGACATCTACTTCACCGGCATGCTCACCGGCCTGGCCCTGATCGTGGCCATCGGCGCCCAGAACGCATTCGTGCTGCGGCAGGGCATCCGCCGGGAGCACGTGCTGGTGGTCGTGGCGATCTGCACGGCGGCCGACGCCTTGCTGATCACGGTGGGCACGCTGGGCATCGGCTCGGTCGTGGAGCGGGCTCCGTGGCTGCTCACCGCGCTGCGCTGGGGCGGGGTGGCATACCTGGTCTGGTTCGCGATCGGGTCGTTCCGCTCGGCCCTGTCTTCCCATTCCCTCACAGCCGACGACGCGGTCGGCCCCGGCGGGTCGCTGCGCAGGGTCGCCCTGACCACCCTGGCGCTGACCTTCCTCAACCCGCACGTCTACCTGGACACCATGGTGATGCTCGGCAACCTGGCCAATCAGCACGGGGACCAGCGCTGGACCTACACGCTGGGCGCGATCACCGGGTCGGTGCTGTGGTTCCCCGCGCTCGGGCTGGGGGCGCGGGCGCTGGCCAAGCCGCTGAACCGCCCCGGGACCTGGCGCGCCGTGGACATCGGGGTGGGCGTGGTCATGCTGCTGGTCGCGCTGCGGCTGGTCGTGGCGGGGTGA
- a CDS encoding dihydrofolate reductase family protein, whose amino-acid sequence MDTHAPAPGPGRGWSGTVFCGVSLDGFIARTDGDIDWLEAPVPAGQAAPSGSGAEAVPDFEALLARVDHLVMGRATFQKVLEIGFWPYDPVQVIVLSSTLTGPQPHGALVAPDLSAAVALLESSGARGVYWDGGATIQAALRADLVDELVVTTLPRLIGGGIALFGALEHDLPLRLRGSRVLDGGMVSTRYDVVREVSSG is encoded by the coding sequence ATGGACACGCACGCACCGGCTCCCGGACCCGGCCGCGGCTGGAGCGGCACCGTCTTCTGCGGGGTGAGCCTGGACGGCTTCATCGCGCGGACCGACGGGGACATTGACTGGCTGGAGGCGCCGGTTCCTGCCGGGCAGGCAGCGCCCTCCGGCTCGGGCGCCGAGGCCGTCCCGGACTTCGAGGCCCTGCTGGCGCGCGTGGACCACCTGGTGATGGGCCGTGCCACGTTCCAGAAGGTCCTGGAGATCGGCTTCTGGCCCTACGACCCCGTCCAGGTCATCGTGCTCAGCTCCACCCTGACCGGCCCGCAGCCCCACGGCGCGCTCGTCGCACCGGACCTGTCCGCCGCCGTCGCACTGCTGGAGTCCAGCGGCGCCCGCGGCGTCTACTGGGACGGCGGCGCCACGATCCAGGCGGCTCTGCGCGCCGACCTGGTGGATGAGCTCGTGGTGACCACGCTGCCCCGGCTGATCGGCGGCGGCATCGCCCTGTTCGGGGCGCTCGAGCACGATCTCCCGCTGCGGCTGCGCGGCAGCAGGGTGCTGGACGGCGGGATGGTGAGCACACGGTACGACGTCGTGCGGGAGGTCTCGTCGGGCTGA
- a CDS encoding YciI family protein, whose product MPQFFISVNHSDDFQMPEGVSIEQLHTDVMAFNEKMAAEQRIVFVGALEQPASDARLVDATSGEALVAQETASGAEIQLGGFWILEAADLDEALNLGAQASAACQGAVEVRKMQGEG is encoded by the coding sequence GTGCCCCAGTTCTTCATCTCCGTGAACCACTCCGATGACTTCCAGATGCCCGAGGGCGTCTCCATCGAGCAGCTGCACACGGACGTCATGGCCTTCAACGAGAAGATGGCCGCAGAGCAGCGCATTGTCTTCGTGGGAGCCCTCGAGCAGCCCGCCTCCGACGCCCGCCTGGTGGATGCCACCAGCGGCGAAGCCCTCGTGGCGCAGGAGACGGCCTCCGGTGCGGAGATCCAGCTGGGCGGCTTCTGGATCCTCGAGGCGGCCGACCTGGACGAGGCGCTGAACCTGGGGGCGCAGGCCTCCGCCGCCTGCCAGGGCGCCGTCGAGGTGCGCAAGATGCAGGGCGAGGGCTGA
- a CDS encoding GNAT family N-acetyltransferase codes for MEIPDGYELHLAAPSAEDFAMLRREAGLSPVTPEQAAIAVAGGWAAAHVTHQGAAVGMGRLIGDGGWMFQVTDMAVHPQHQRQGLGDAILTRLLQEIADRAPAGAYVSLMADPPGRRLYARHGFQDRHDVSTGMFRRMP; via the coding sequence ATGGAGATTCCGGACGGGTATGAGCTGCACTTGGCCGCGCCGTCGGCGGAGGACTTCGCGATGCTGCGTCGGGAGGCGGGGCTCTCGCCGGTCACTCCCGAGCAGGCGGCGATCGCGGTCGCAGGCGGCTGGGCCGCCGCCCATGTCACGCACCAAGGAGCGGCCGTGGGCATGGGCCGTCTGATCGGCGACGGCGGCTGGATGTTCCAGGTGACGGACATGGCCGTGCATCCGCAGCATCAGCGTCAGGGCCTGGGTGATGCGATCCTGACCCGGCTGCTCCAGGAGATCGCCGATCGCGCACCAGCCGGCGCATACGTCTCCCTCATGGCCGATCCTCCGGGCCGGAGGCTGTACGCGCGTCACGGGTTCCAGGACCGGCACGACGTCTCCACCGGAATGTTCCGCCGGATGCCCTGA